From Sulfurospirillum tamanense, a single genomic window includes:
- a CDS encoding methyl-accepting chemotaxis protein, whose protein sequence is TNLLALNAAIEAARAGEHGRGFAVVADEIRKLAEKTDEATREITEVIGAIQMQTKLSSGQVRDIVGQIHESFELAKGASQALEKIKINASSAQSDAQNVAEASQRQVEKITHFSQDLSKIAEASEGVMEKLQANSAVTKELEGVSQKLGELISHFKV, encoded by the coding sequence GACCAATCTTTTGGCTCTTAATGCGGCCATTGAGGCGGCGCGCGCAGGAGAGCATGGGCGCGGGTTTGCTGTGGTTGCTGATGAAATTCGAAAGTTAGCCGAAAAAACCGATGAAGCAACTAGGGAAATCACAGAAGTGATAGGAGCTATTCAGATGCAAACCAAGCTATCTTCGGGGCAAGTGCGCGATATTGTAGGACAAATCCACGAGAGTTTTGAGCTTGCCAAAGGCGCTTCACAGGCATTGGAAAAGATTAAAATCAATGCTTCTTCCGCCCAATCAGATGCTCAAAATGTCGCCGAAGCGTCTCAGCGCCAAGTCGAAAAAATCACCCACTTTTCTCAAGATTTGAGCAAAATTGCCGAGGCTTCGGAAGGCGTGATGGAAAAGCTCCAAGCCAACTCCGCAGTCACCAAAGAGCTAGAGGGTGTTTCGCAAAAACTTGGAGAACTCATTAGCCATTTTAAAGTCTAA